One region of Vallitalea okinawensis genomic DNA includes:
- a CDS encoding TetR family transcriptional regulator, with translation MPSETFFKLDSAKQKRVYEAGIEEFCRVPFEEVSIRNIVNSASIARGSFYQYFEDKEDLFLYIVSNIRRAEMKRIQSAPMNIFEFISTIAKKQLDVIDVHPDDLSDKAKILHNTAKSPIALMLLDKQVENDLKTNPLVKELLEKSNLANISEEQRNAFMDLMSHTMKTAIIEVLNQSKTVDESLNNFNIKLEIIKSGIFNQ, from the coding sequence ATGCCAAGCGAAACTTTTTTTAAACTCGATAGCGCCAAACAAAAGCGGGTCTACGAGGCAGGTATTGAAGAATTTTGCCGTGTTCCATTTGAAGAGGTATCTATAAGAAATATTGTTAATTCTGCCTCAATTGCCAGGGGGAGCTTTTATCAATATTTTGAGGATAAAGAAGATTTATTCTTATATATTGTAAGCAATATAAGAAGAGCTGAAATGAAGCGTATACAATCAGCACCTATGAATATTTTTGAATTCATTAGTACTATTGCAAAAAAACAATTAGATGTAATTGACGTTCATCCTGATGATTTATCAGATAAAGCAAAAATTCTCCATAATACTGCTAAAAGCCCAATTGCATTAATGCTTCTTGATAAGCAAGTAGAAAATGATTTAAAAACTAATCCTCTAGTTAAAGAGTTATTAGAAAAATCTAATCTAGCAAATATTTCAGAAGAACAAAGGAATGCTTTTATGGATCTAATGTCGCATACAATGAAAACAGCCATTATTGAAGTGTTGAATCAATCTAAAACAGTAGATGAATCATTAAATAACTTTAATATAAAGTTAGAGATTATAAAGAGTGGTATCTTTAATCAATGA
- a CDS encoding transglutaminase-like domain-containing protein produces MNRYLKETELLDYNSSTILELIEERGWRHQTNKMKIKNIYVYVRDSIKFGYNEDDNIPSSQVLRDGYGQCNTKGILFMALLRAVGIPCRLHGFTINKELQKGAITGIWYAIAPKEIIHSWVEVYFNDQWFNIEGFILDIPYLSSLQRKFKNCSGGFCGFGVATDNFTNPQIFWDENDTYIQKEGINRDFGIFDDPDTFFTEHQQNMSFIKKFMYRHLIRHSMNKNVIAIRGL; encoded by the coding sequence ATGAATCGATATTTAAAAGAAACTGAGTTATTAGATTATAATAGCAGTACTATTTTAGAACTTATTGAAGAACGGGGATGGCGTCACCAGACTAACAAAATGAAGATTAAAAATATTTACGTTTACGTTAGAGATTCTATCAAGTTCGGTTATAATGAGGACGATAATATTCCTTCTTCACAAGTATTAAGGGATGGATATGGTCAATGCAATACAAAGGGGATACTCTTTATGGCGTTGTTAAGGGCTGTAGGAATTCCTTGTCGTTTACATGGTTTTACTATCAATAAGGAACTCCAAAAAGGGGCTATTACTGGTATATGGTATGCTATTGCACCAAAGGAAATCATCCATAGTTGGGTTGAAGTTTATTTTAATGATCAGTGGTTTAATATAGAAGGCTTTATCTTGGATATTCCATATTTATCGTCACTTCAAAGAAAATTTAAGAATTGCTCTGGTGGTTTTTGCGGTTTTGGGGTTGCTACAGATAATTTCACCAATCCACAGATATTTTGGGATGAAAATGATACCTATATTCAAAAAGAAGGTATTAATAGGGACTTTGGTATTTTTGATGACCCAGATACATTTTTTACAGAACATCAGCAAAATATGAGCTTTATAAAGAAATTCATGTATCGTCATCTAATTCGCCATAGTATGAATAAAAATGTAATAGCCATACGAGGATTATAG